The following proteins are co-located in the Betaproteobacteria bacterium genome:
- a CDS encoding protein-glutamate O-methyltransferase CheR, protein MTDQARHDTFDYELGLLLDAIYHRYQHDFRHYAVASLRRRVRQAMQRFGCRSVSQLQDRVLHEPDVFAQTLEYLTVQVSEIFRDPGYFQALRSELVPFLKTYPSIKAWVAGCSAGEEVISIAILLHEERLLERSLIYATDINPRAIGAAKAGMYPIDRVAQFSQNYLAAGGTRSLSDYYHAAYGSAIFDRALRQRVLYADHSLATDAVFSEVHFVSCRNVLIYFDRELQDRSLTLFRDALVHRGYLGLGSRENLHFSSLAPSFAEVPGGQRIYRKL, encoded by the coding sequence ATGACGGATCAGGCGCGCCACGACACGTTCGACTACGAGCTGGGCCTGCTGCTGGACGCGATCTACCACCGCTACCAGCACGACTTCCGGCACTACGCGGTCGCGTCGCTGCGACGGCGCGTGCGCCAGGCCATGCAGCGATTCGGGTGCAGGAGCGTGTCCCAGCTGCAGGATCGCGTGCTGCACGAGCCGGACGTGTTCGCGCAGACTTTGGAATATCTCACCGTGCAGGTGAGCGAGATCTTTCGCGACCCCGGCTATTTCCAGGCGCTGCGCAGTGAACTCGTACCGTTCCTGAAAACGTATCCCTCGATCAAGGCCTGGGTCGCCGGCTGCAGCGCCGGCGAGGAAGTCATTTCGATCGCCATCCTGTTGCACGAGGAACGCCTGCTCGAGCGCTCGCTGATCTACGCGACGGATATCAATCCCAGGGCAATCGGGGCGGCGAAGGCAGGCATGTATCCGATCGATCGCGTGGCGCAGTTCAGCCAGAACTACCTCGCCGCCGGTGGAACTCGCTCCCTGAGCGACTATTATCATGCGGCCTACGGAAGCGCGATCTTCGATCGGGCGCTCAGGCAGCGTGTCCTGTATGCGGACCACAGCCTGGCGACCGACGCGGTGTTCTCGGAAGTGCACTTCGTGTCGTGCAGGAACGTCCTGATCTATTTCGACCGGGAGCTGCAGGACAGGTCGTTGACACTGTTTCGAGATGCGCTGGTTCACCGGGGTTACCTGGGGCTCGGCTCCAGGGAAAACCTGCATTTCAGCTCGCTCGCGCCGAGCTTCGCCGAAGTGCCCGGCGGCCAGCGCATCTACCGAAAGCTATGA
- a CDS encoding chemotaxis protein CheB, protein MGGERSIQAVAVGASAGGIEALIALLEAIAQGFEPAILIVMHIPPTNGDLLVDVLRPHCQAPLREAEDKEVVAAGLVYVAPPGYHLLVEPTRTLALSVDEPVNFSRPSIDLLFESAAHAYGRHLLGIVLTGANEDGAKGLKAIRSAGGLGWVQEPQTAVASVMPRSAIECAGADRILPLPQLANELAAIGRPR, encoded by the coding sequence ATGGGCGGTGAACGTTCGATCCAGGCGGTCGCGGTGGGCGCCTCGGCCGGCGGTATCGAGGCGCTGATCGCGCTGCTGGAAGCCATTGCGCAGGGTTTCGAGCCGGCGATCCTGATCGTGATGCACATTCCGCCGACCAACGGCGACTTGCTGGTGGACGTGCTGCGCCCGCACTGCCAGGCTCCGTTGCGCGAAGCCGAAGACAAGGAGGTGGTCGCGGCAGGACTCGTCTACGTCGCTCCGCCCGGTTACCACCTCCTGGTCGAGCCCACTCGCACGCTGGCACTATCGGTCGACGAGCCGGTCAATTTCTCTCGACCTTCGATCGATCTGCTGTTCGAGTCGGCGGCGCATGCGTATGGCCGCCACCTGCTCGGCATCGTCCTCACGGGGGCCAACGAGGATGGTGCGAAGGGCCTCAAGGCCATTCGATCTGCTGGCGGTCTGGGTTGGGTGCAGGAGCCGCAGACCGCGGTAGCAAGCGTGATGCCTCGAAGCGCGATCGAATGCGCAGGTGCGGACCGGATACTACCGCTGCCGCAACTGGCGAACGAACTGGCTGCAATCGGCAGGCCGCGATGA
- a CDS encoding response regulator: MTDQALDAVNVLVVDDVPQNIAAIEVALSRPGLRLLTASSGVDALETLLTHEVALALVDVRMPGMDGFELAELMRGVERSRSVPIIFMTAASQDPMRTFKGYEAGAVDFLHKPLDARILRSKVDVFVELFAQRRRLSEQLVELRNALRLNEMISAVLGHDLRNPLHAISLSAELLVRQSGDPNVASVGERIRGSAKRMARMIEQLLDLARIRTDGMALSMREWDISCVLAPILDELVGSRSPERVEVRIVGDMTATFDADRLSQVFSNLVGNALQHGDASSPVAVTVDGSDPDRIRIEVRNRGAIAPEQMRVLFEPFKSANATRGGLGLGLYIAKQLVEAHGASVVAHSDPEGYTTFLVTLPRRPLPHEQRAKLVL, from the coding sequence ATGACCGACCAAGCACTGGATGCCGTGAACGTCCTGGTCGTCGACGATGTTCCGCAGAACATCGCGGCGATCGAGGTTGCGCTGTCTCGCCCCGGACTGCGCCTGCTTACGGCGTCCTCGGGTGTCGACGCGCTCGAAACGCTCCTGACGCACGAAGTCGCCCTCGCGCTCGTCGACGTGCGCATGCCCGGAATGGACGGTTTCGAGCTTGCCGAGCTGATGCGCGGCGTGGAGCGCAGCCGCAGCGTGCCGATCATATTCATGACGGCCGCCTCTCAGGATCCCATGCGCACGTTCAAGGGCTACGAAGCGGGCGCCGTCGACTTCCTGCACAAGCCGCTCGATGCGCGCATTCTGAGAAGCAAGGTGGACGTGTTCGTCGAGCTCTTCGCGCAACGACGCCGGCTTTCCGAGCAGCTGGTCGAGCTCAGGAACGCGCTGCGCCTGAACGAGATGATCAGCGCCGTGCTTGGTCACGACCTGCGCAACCCGCTCCATGCCATATCGCTCAGCGCCGAGCTGCTGGTGCGCCAGTCCGGAGATCCGAACGTCGCCAGCGTAGGAGAACGCATCCGCGGCAGCGCAAAACGCATGGCGAGAATGATCGAGCAATTGCTGGATCTGGCCCGGATTCGCACCGACGGCATGGCGCTCAGCATGAGAGAGTGGGACATCTCGTGCGTGCTTGCCCCGATTCTGGATGAACTGGTCGGCTCGAGAAGCCCGGAGCGCGTCGAGGTGAGAATCGTCGGGGATATGACGGCCACCTTCGATGCCGACCGACTATCCCAGGTCTTCTCCAATCTGGTCGGCAACGCGCTTCAGCATGGAGACGCATCGAGCCCCGTCGCGGTGACTGTCGACGGCTCGGATCCTGACCGGATCAGGATCGAAGTTCGCAATCGCGGCGCGATCGCGCCCGAGCAGATGCGCGTGCTGTTCGAGCCGTTCAAGTCGGCCAACGCGACCCGAGGCGGCCTTGGTCTTGGGCTGTACATCGCCAAGCAGCTGGTGGAAGCGCACGGGGCCAGCGTGGTAGCGCACAGCGATCCGGAAGGCTACACCACGTTCCTGGTTACGCTGCCGCGCAGGCCGTTGCCGCACGAGCAGCGCGCCAAGTTGGTCCTGTGA
- a CDS encoding MFS transporter — translation MAAPIGSSVEKKANPLFALTVRDFRFYWLALVAQVISQQMFAFTLGWLAFEITGSQAQLGLIHLCGFVPQFTLTLLGGVLADRVDARKLIGGAQIVSASGILMVGMATLLGVAQLWHLALGAFLLGLASAIDEPARASFFPRLLPRPLLSSAVPLVSMAFGGSRVIAPSIAGFLIAAAGAPTTFLLCVTGAGTMFAVLFLVHPARGRTPSHGSLLNNFTDSLRYIRNNEVFGKVIAVALLNASVVMGYIHVLPVFAKDLLQVDSRGLGILVSAAGVGALTGLLSYAWMQARMSPRNLMVGALTVYNMALIGLACSDWFWLSFCMIFIAGLCHGYFLTCAQVILQTLVEDHYRGRVMSIFTLVWGLVFLSGFLLNIAGSLVGPRVALAGGAVIVLAYVWLSLVRATALRHLVLAPKPT, via the coding sequence ATGGCAGCCCCAATCGGGTCATCGGTGGAGAAGAAGGCCAATCCGCTGTTCGCGCTGACCGTGCGCGACTTTCGCTTCTATTGGCTGGCCCTGGTTGCGCAGGTGATCAGCCAGCAGATGTTTGCGTTCACGCTCGGGTGGCTCGCCTTCGAGATCACGGGCTCGCAGGCGCAACTGGGGTTGATCCACCTTTGCGGATTCGTGCCGCAATTCACCCTGACCCTGCTGGGCGGCGTACTTGCCGATCGCGTGGATGCGCGCAAGCTCATCGGTGGCGCCCAGATCGTTTCCGCGAGCGGTATCCTCATGGTTGGCATGGCGACGCTGTTGGGCGTGGCGCAGTTGTGGCATCTGGCGCTGGGCGCATTCCTGCTGGGCCTGGCGAGCGCCATCGACGAGCCGGCGCGCGCCTCCTTCTTCCCGCGCCTGTTGCCGCGTCCACTGTTGAGCTCCGCGGTGCCGCTCGTGTCCATGGCCTTCGGCGGCAGCCGCGTGATTGCGCCATCGATCGCTGGATTTCTCATTGCTGCGGCGGGCGCGCCAACCACGTTTCTGCTTTGCGTGACGGGCGCCGGCACCATGTTCGCAGTGCTGTTTCTCGTGCACCCAGCGCGCGGCCGTACGCCTTCGCATGGCAGCCTGCTCAACAACTTCACCGACAGCCTTCGTTACATACGCAATAACGAAGTGTTCGGCAAGGTCATCGCCGTGGCGCTGCTCAACGCCTCCGTGGTCATGGGTTACATCCATGTGCTTCCGGTATTCGCCAAGGATCTATTGCAGGTCGATTCGCGCGGTCTTGGAATTCTCGTGTCCGCCGCCGGCGTCGGCGCGTTGACCGGCCTGCTTTCCTACGCCTGGATGCAGGCGCGCATGTCGCCGCGAAACCTGATGGTGGGCGCGCTGACCGTCTATAACATGGCACTGATAGGCCTGGCATGCAGCGACTGGTTCTGGTTGTCGTTTTGCATGATCTTTATTGCCGGGCTGTGCCATGGCTACTTCCTCACCTGCGCGCAGGTGATTCTGCAAACCCTGGTGGAGGACCATTACCGCGGCCGGGTGATGAGCATTTTTACGCTGGTATGGGGGTTGGTATTCTTGAGCGGCTTTCTGCTGAATATTGCCGGGTCGCTGGTGGGTCCGCGCGTGGCGCTCGCGGGCGGCGCAGTGATCGTGCTTGCCTACGTGTGGCTGTCGCTGGTGCGTGCCACGGCATTGAGACACCTGGTCCTGGCGCCCAAACCGACCTGA
- a CDS encoding methylated-DNA--[protein]-cysteine S-methyltransferase yields MHYYDLYESPYGRMLIVAAGTRLCGVYFEGQKYHARVEPQWRSDPRHAPLQQARHELAEYFGGERRHFEIAIAAEGTPFQRAVWKAIATVDFGESITYSELARRVGAPGSARAAGAATGRNPLTIIVPCHRIVGSSGSLTGYAGGLERKRALLALEAGIPSLLPAA; encoded by the coding sequence ATGCACTACTACGATCTGTACGAAAGTCCTTATGGCCGGATGCTGATTGTCGCAGCAGGCACGCGACTATGCGGCGTCTACTTCGAAGGTCAGAAATATCATGCGCGGGTCGAGCCACAGTGGCGAAGCGATCCGCGTCACGCTCCGCTGCAGCAGGCGCGGCATGAGCTCGCCGAATACTTCGGCGGCGAGCGCAGGCACTTCGAGATTGCCATCGCAGCCGAAGGCACGCCGTTTCAGCGTGCGGTGTGGAAGGCGATCGCCACGGTCGATTTCGGCGAAAGCATCACCTACAGCGAGCTCGCACGGCGGGTGGGCGCGCCGGGCAGCGCGCGCGCCGCAGGCGCTGCGACCGGCCGCAATCCGCTCACGATCATCGTTCCCTGCCACCGCATCGTCGGTTCCAGCGGCAGCCTGACCGGATATGCCGGTGGCCTCGAGCGCAAGCGCGCATTGCTCGCGCTCGAGGCGGGAATCCCGAGCTTGCTGCCGGCGGCCTGA
- a CDS encoding helix-turn-helix domain-containing protein, with protein sequence MTLDPHTCYRALEARDARFDGRFFVAVSSTRIYCRPICTVRPPKRENCRFFPSAAAAEASGYRPCLRCRPELAPGNASVDATTRLAQAAASMMEDGTLDKDGLDALAARLGVTDRHLRRTFGAEFGVSPVEFAQTQRLLLAKRLLTDTALPVTEVAFASGFGSVRRFNALFKARYRLQPSELRRVRGTASVASTGDVLAFELSFRPPFDWRAVSAFLDARVIRGVEAMESGRYRRSVRLALDGKEHRGWIGVEMSPQKPTLRVAVSASLVKALPPVLSRVKALMDLACHPAEVARALGPLAKRRPGLRVPGAFDGFEMAVRAILGQQVTVAAARTIAGRFAAAFGDPIATPFASLTTLFPTAACIAALAPAQVARLGVPAARARTIIALACAVADGCLVLTPNADVETTLDMLRALPGVGEWTAQYIAMRALSWPDAFPHTDLGVMKALGETSARGVLAAGEAWRPWRAYAVMHLWQSLSKE encoded by the coding sequence ATGACTCTGGACCCACACACCTGTTACCGGGCGCTCGAGGCGCGCGATGCACGGTTCGACGGCCGCTTTTTCGTCGCGGTCTCGTCGACCCGCATCTATTGCCGCCCCATCTGCACGGTCAGGCCACCCAAGCGCGAGAACTGTCGTTTCTTCCCCAGTGCCGCCGCAGCGGAAGCGAGCGGGTACCGGCCGTGCCTGCGTTGCCGGCCGGAGCTCGCACCGGGCAATGCAAGCGTCGATGCGACCACGCGCCTCGCGCAGGCCGCCGCCAGCATGATGGAAGACGGCACACTGGACAAGGATGGCCTCGACGCTCTTGCCGCACGCCTCGGCGTCACGGATCGGCACTTGCGCCGCACGTTCGGCGCCGAGTTCGGCGTATCGCCCGTGGAATTCGCACAGACGCAGAGGCTGCTGCTCGCGAAGCGTCTCCTGACCGACACCGCGCTGCCGGTCACCGAGGTGGCATTCGCGAGCGGATTTGGCAGCGTGCGGCGTTTCAATGCGCTGTTCAAGGCGCGTTACCGCCTTCAGCCCAGCGAGCTGCGCCGGGTGCGTGGCACTGCTTCGGTAGCGAGCACGGGCGACGTCCTCGCCTTCGAGCTGAGTTTTCGGCCGCCGTTCGACTGGCGTGCGGTAAGCGCATTTCTCGATGCGCGCGTGATCCGCGGGGTCGAAGCCATGGAAAGCGGCCGCTATCGCCGCAGCGTGCGCCTCGCCTTGGATGGCAAGGAACATCGCGGGTGGATCGGCGTCGAGATGTCGCCGCAAAAGCCGACGCTCCGAGTCGCGGTATCGGCATCGCTCGTCAAGGCGCTGCCGCCGGTGCTCTCGCGCGTCAAGGCATTGATGGACCTCGCCTGCCATCCCGCCGAAGTGGCGCGAGCGCTGGGTCCACTGGCCAAGCGGCGCCCCGGTTTGCGCGTGCCCGGCGCCTTCGACGGTTTCGAGATGGCGGTGCGGGCGATACTCGGCCAGCAGGTGACCGTGGCTGCGGCACGTACCATTGCGGGCCGCTTCGCCGCGGCCTTCGGCGATCCGATCGCAACGCCGTTCGCTTCGCTGACGACGCTGTTTCCAACCGCGGCGTGCATTGCGGCGCTTGCGCCGGCACAGGTCGCTCGCCTCGGTGTGCCCGCTGCTCGCGCGCGCACCATCATCGCGCTCGCATGCGCGGTCGCAGACGGGTGTCTCGTTCTCACGCCCAATGCCGACGTCGAAACCACGCTCGATATGCTGCGTGCGCTGCCGGGCGTCGGCGAATGGACCGCGCAGTACATTGCGATGCGGGCACTCTCCTGGCCGGACGCGTTTCCGCACACGGATCTCGGTGTGATGAAGGCGCTCGGCGAAACCAGCGCGCGGGGCGTGCTGGCTGCGGGCGAAGCCTGGCGGCCATGGCGCGCCTACGCCGTGATGCATCTATGGCAGTCACTGTCAAAGGAGTAG
- a CDS encoding amidohydrolase family protein — protein sequence MHSLRPFWTPWSRPVAITGHHPDRGAFPMPIIDCQVHAYEANTPKRPWHSVPNWPDHVTGDEMVAAMNKVGVDGAIFISPFAMYRYDGSYAVEVQRAHPGRFALVKPVDPDNPAVDDVIADWKQTPGTVGIRIMLTKEAKREPNDPGLDRIARAAVRHDFPVNVLFWGNVDAGTALIDRHPDTRFIVDHLGILQPRTPPAPAEPWADLPKVLDLAKRSNAVIKVSGACTLSREPYPYPDIWDPLARVFDAWGFERCLWGTDWTRAFAVVNYEQAVEPFLHTDRLSESERAMLMGGACAKAYGWSPKKG from the coding sequence ATGCACAGCCTCCGCCCCTTCTGGACGCCGTGGTCGCGACCTGTTGCAATAACGGGCCACCACCCAGACAGAGGAGCTTTCCCGATGCCGATCATCGATTGCCAGGTCCATGCCTATGAGGCGAACACGCCGAAACGACCCTGGCACAGTGTGCCCAATTGGCCCGATCACGTGACGGGCGACGAGATGGTGGCGGCGATGAACAAGGTCGGCGTCGACGGCGCGATCTTCATCTCCCCCTTTGCCATGTACCGCTACGATGGCAGTTACGCGGTGGAAGTGCAGCGCGCCCATCCCGGCCGGTTCGCGCTCGTCAAGCCGGTCGACCCGGATAATCCGGCGGTGGACGATGTGATCGCCGACTGGAAGCAGACGCCGGGCACGGTCGGCATCCGCATCATGCTGACGAAAGAGGCGAAGCGCGAGCCGAACGACCCGGGCCTGGATCGGATCGCGCGCGCTGCCGTGCGCCACGACTTTCCGGTCAACGTCCTGTTCTGGGGCAACGTGGATGCGGGTACCGCGCTGATCGACCGCCATCCCGACACGCGCTTCATCGTCGACCATCTCGGCATTTTGCAGCCCCGCACGCCGCCGGCTCCGGCCGAGCCCTGGGCCGACCTGCCGAAGGTGCTGGATCTTGCCAAGCGTTCGAACGCGGTAATCAAGGTGAGCGGCGCCTGCACGCTGTCGCGCGAACCGTATCCCTACCCGGACATCTGGGATCCGCTCGCCCGCGTGTTCGATGCCTGGGGCTTCGAGCGCTGCCTGTGGGGCACCGACTGGACCCGCGCGTTCGCGGTCGTCAACTACGAACAGGCGGTCGAGCCCTTCCTCCATACCGACCGCCTGAGCGAGAGTGAACGGGCGATGCTGATGGGCGGCGCCTGCGCCAAGGCCTATGGCTGGTCGCCGAAAAAGGGCTGA
- a CDS encoding cupin domain-containing protein — MAVISLLLTIVLAGLMPTPAQAQGKYLVKPITEMKVRQLPDGPLYWRVELFPSLEEAKAAAGVGRWNPDTVSYDGSPSLVAEVAGKVWLFTLGAKDGATSGGTKVAEIGPVPAISASEYLLRVNHGSGPPGSKTRIHSHPGSEAFYVVSGRLGQRTPQGEFHAEAGHALNGHAPDTPMQVFNSGTTDLTALIMFVVDANRPFSTPAKLE, encoded by the coding sequence CTGGCTGTGATCTCTCTTCTTCTGACGATCGTACTCGCCGGCCTGATGCCGACACCGGCGCAGGCGCAAGGGAAGTATCTCGTCAAACCCATCACGGAAATGAAAGTCAGGCAGCTGCCCGATGGTCCCCTGTACTGGCGAGTCGAACTCTTTCCCAGCCTCGAGGAAGCAAAGGCTGCGGCGGGTGTTGGCCGCTGGAACCCGGACACCGTGTCGTACGACGGTTCTCCCAGTCTGGTTGCCGAAGTCGCCGGCAAGGTATGGCTATTCACGCTCGGCGCGAAGGACGGCGCAACATCGGGAGGGACCAAGGTTGCGGAAATCGGGCCGGTACCTGCAATCAGTGCTTCAGAATATTTGCTGCGCGTGAACCATGGTTCCGGGCCTCCCGGATCGAAGACGCGGATTCACTCCCATCCAGGCTCGGAAGCGTTCTATGTGGTTTCCGGCCGATTGGGTCAGCGCACGCCCCAAGGCGAGTTCCATGCGGAAGCCGGTCACGCATTGAACGGCCATGCCCCGGACACCCCGATGCAAGTCTTCAACAGCGGCACAACGGACCTGACTGCACTCATCATGTTCGTGGTGGATGCCAACAGACCATTCTCCACGCCAGCGAAGCTGGAATAG